One Aquisediminimonas profunda genomic region harbors:
- a CDS encoding DoxX family protein, protein MKISREGLQKFSVWLAQIMIAVPFTGIAIMKLTKPLVELAAGVPWALEYPIMVRVMGAIDLLGAIGMVLPALTRLLPGLTVWAAIGCVALMVCAIIFHLTRGEAWATSINMIYLLLAAYVWWGRAKRFPIVPRSLKKI, encoded by the coding sequence ATGAAGATTTCGCGCGAAGGCTTGCAGAAGTTCTCGGTCTGGCTGGCGCAGATTATGATCGCGGTCCCTTTCACCGGCATAGCAATCATGAAACTGACCAAACCGCTGGTCGAACTTGCCGCGGGCGTCCCATGGGCGCTGGAATACCCGATAATGGTGCGTGTGATGGGCGCCATTGACCTGCTCGGCGCAATCGGCATGGTATTGCCGGCACTGACCCGCCTCCTGCCCGGCTTGACGGTATGGGCGGCGATCGGCTGCGTTGCATTAATGGTATGCGCCATCATCTTCCATCTCACGCGTGGCGAAGCATGGGCGACATCCATAAATATGATCTATCTGTTGCTGGCGGCCTACGTTTGGTGGGGTCGCGCCAAGCGCTTTCCTATCGTTCCGCGCAGCTTGAAAAAGATTTGA
- a CDS encoding 3-keto-disaccharide hydrolase, whose protein sequence is MFGPHRPALLALMLLAFPAIATAQEGPPDGSTPDEQAVIASDPPYKVQNLKLANLPKGHRAPVRLFNNRNLDGWDSWLGYTDPRDTYGQPTAKPIGLNHDTTGVFGVVKEEGRPAIYASGRIWGGLITKRSYRDYHLHLQFKWGQNAWFPMPRNNGVLYHSHGAYGAFFGTWMSALEFEIVPKSVGMLLTVGDSKGTHSFRTVDWRVGANVEVGRDPSIAYPFRRFMLGGRLGPIQMPAFNVDAGIDAERPLGEWNTLDIYVLGDRAIHVVNGIPVMAASGFTTTDEKGAKRPLLEGRIQLQSEGAETYFRDITITPISRLPQIAIIGG, encoded by the coding sequence ATGTTCGGACCCCACCGCCCCGCACTCCTGGCTCTCATGCTGCTGGCGTTTCCGGCAATTGCGACCGCCCAGGAAGGACCGCCAGATGGCTCGACCCCGGATGAGCAGGCCGTCATTGCCAGTGATCCGCCGTACAAGGTGCAGAACCTGAAGCTCGCCAATCTGCCGAAGGGGCACCGTGCTCCCGTGCGCTTGTTCAACAACCGCAATCTCGACGGCTGGGACAGCTGGCTTGGCTATACCGATCCGCGCGACACCTATGGCCAGCCCACCGCCAAACCGATTGGACTGAACCATGATACGACCGGCGTGTTTGGCGTCGTAAAGGAAGAGGGCCGCCCGGCAATTTACGCGAGCGGGAGAATTTGGGGCGGGCTGATCACCAAGAGGAGCTATCGCGACTATCACCTGCACCTGCAGTTCAAATGGGGCCAGAACGCCTGGTTCCCGATGCCGCGCAACAATGGGGTGCTGTACCATTCTCACGGTGCCTATGGCGCCTTCTTCGGTACCTGGATGTCGGCGCTGGAGTTCGAGATCGTACCAAAATCGGTTGGCATGCTGCTTACGGTTGGCGATTCGAAGGGCACCCATTCGTTCCGGACGGTCGACTGGCGGGTCGGCGCCAATGTCGAAGTCGGGCGCGATCCATCGATCGCTTATCCGTTTCGCCGCTTCATGCTGGGTGGCCGTCTCGGCCCGATCCAGATGCCCGCCTTCAATGTCGATGCGGGTATCGATGCCGAACGTCCACTTGGTGAGTGGAATACGCTCGACATCTATGTGCTGGGGGACCGCGCGATACACGTCGTCAATGGTATTCCCGTAATGGCCGCCAGCGGCTTTACCACCACGGATGAAAAGGGCGCGAAGCGTCCCCTTTTGGAAGGCCGAATCCAGCTTCAGTCGGAAGGCGCCGAAACCTATTTCCGCGACATCACCATCACGCCGATCTCGCGGCTTCCCCAAATTGCAATCATTGGAGGCTAG
- a CDS encoding VOC family protein gives MFSHVTLGTNDWQRARPFWHAVMSVLGHPILFEHEQGIAFGEATGPKIFIGPAFDGLEATHGNGTHVAFHAKSRATVDAFHATALQHGGTDEGAPGLRPHYHPHYYGAYVRDPDGNKLQAVCHSKHG, from the coding sequence ATGTTCAGTCATGTCACGCTCGGCACCAATGACTGGCAGCGTGCGAGACCCTTCTGGCACGCTGTGATGTCCGTACTCGGGCATCCGATCCTGTTCGAGCATGAGCAGGGCATTGCCTTTGGAGAGGCAACCGGCCCCAAGATCTTCATTGGCCCCGCGTTTGACGGGCTTGAAGCGACACATGGCAACGGCACGCACGTTGCCTTTCACGCGAAAAGCAGGGCGACCGTCGATGCCTTTCATGCAACGGCGCTGCAACATGGAGGAACCGATGAAGGTGCCCCCGGTTTGAGGCCGCATTACCATCCGCACTATTACGGCGCCTATGTGCGCGATCCCGATGGAAACAAGCTGCAGGCCGTCTGCCACTCCAAACATGGTTGA
- a CDS encoding TetR/AcrR family transcriptional regulator has protein sequence MSVKKPYHKENLRRDLLDAGRKYVRDNGHQGLSIRMLAQQVGVSPGAPYHHFPDRRSFLLALAVDQFDALLQEASQDTEDGLSSTDVVKLRAMKFVRFALDNPHMLELMYESDLTRPDVAPQLQQYQEKSHQSGADSILRCLPDISEKEAGMRNIGLWTSIYGLVSMINKGIIRPFGDGEYSIDEICDWVVDRAVRSALAP, from the coding sequence ATGAGCGTCAAGAAGCCATACCATAAAGAGAATCTGCGTCGTGACCTGTTAGACGCGGGCCGAAAATATGTACGCGACAATGGCCATCAGGGCCTGTCGATCCGTATGCTTGCCCAGCAGGTTGGGGTTTCGCCAGGGGCTCCCTATCATCACTTCCCGGATCGGCGCTCGTTCCTCCTGGCTTTGGCCGTGGACCAGTTCGACGCGCTCTTGCAGGAGGCCTCACAAGACACTGAAGACGGCCTTTCGTCGACTGACGTTGTCAAGTTGAGGGCGATGAAGTTTGTTCGCTTCGCCCTTGATAATCCGCATATGCTGGAGCTTATGTATGAGAGCGACCTGACGCGTCCCGATGTAGCTCCGCAGCTTCAGCAATATCAGGAGAAGAGCCATCAATCGGGTGCCGACTCTATCCTGCGTTGCCTGCCGGATATTAGCGAAAAGGAAGCAGGCATGCGTAACATAGGACTGTGGACTTCCATCTATGGTCTGGTCTCGATGATCAACAAGGGCATCATTCGTCCCTTTGGTGATGGCGAATATAGTATCGACGAAATCTGCGACTGGGTTGTAGATCGCGCCGTGAGATCGGCTCTAGCGCCCTAG
- a CDS encoding phytanoyl-CoA dioxygenase family protein, whose protein sequence is MTEQRLGRQGDDYILSAEQIAQFHRDGYVTLRDVLTEEELAAIEPEFERFIRGEVPEMGRDFCDMSGPYDRKFEDFSLVNAVLPRKYRPDLQGNIYEKRAASISRQLIGETATLDYDQFLAKRPAKPDAVFTWHQDLGYWPTGTPEPLTATCSLALDDADSENGCLKVVPGSQKKGLRPHCPLMGEDREKSHILSVELTADDPIVELPLKRGDITVHDEMIIHGSGGNSSPNRWRRTYIAAFRREACVDFERSIGFTHSHNDTINWETHLGALTA, encoded by the coding sequence ATGACCGAACAGAGACTGGGCCGGCAAGGCGACGACTATATCCTCTCGGCAGAGCAGATCGCACAGTTCCATCGCGACGGCTACGTCACGCTTCGCGATGTGTTGACTGAAGAAGAGCTTGCCGCAATCGAGCCCGAGTTCGAGCGGTTCATCCGCGGCGAAGTCCCCGAGATGGGGCGGGACTTCTGCGACATGTCGGGCCCCTACGATCGCAAATTCGAGGATTTCAGCCTGGTCAACGCGGTGTTGCCGCGGAAGTATCGGCCCGACCTCCAGGGCAACATCTACGAGAAGCGCGCTGCGTCGATTTCGCGCCAACTGATCGGTGAGACCGCGACGCTCGATTATGATCAGTTTCTCGCCAAGCGCCCGGCCAAGCCCGACGCAGTGTTCACCTGGCACCAGGACCTTGGCTACTGGCCGACCGGCACCCCTGAGCCGCTGACCGCCACTTGCAGCCTGGCGCTCGACGACGCAGACAGCGAAAACGGCTGCCTCAAGGTTGTTCCCGGCTCGCAAAAGAAGGGGCTGCGCCCACATTGTCCACTGATGGGCGAGGATCGTGAGAAGTCGCATATCCTCAGCGTGGAACTGACCGCTGACGATCCAATCGTTGAACTGCCGCTCAAGCGAGGCGATATAACCGTGCATGACGAGATGATTATCCACGGTTCGGGCGGCAACAGTTCACCCAACCGCTGGCGGCGGACCTATATCGCCGCGTTCCGGAGAGAGGCTTGCGTCGATTTCGAACGGTCGATCGGATTTACCCACTCGCACAATGATACGATCAACTGGGAAACCCACCTGGGCGCGCTGACGGCCTGA
- a CDS encoding DUF6197 family protein: MSVSHTRQILIDARALISDPAHWATGTMAKDDYGDNVPGMAQDACRFCATGAVRRALLASRPITLTLEQPEQACRRNAAKIFGHVLTSLRSKDSAESTRPPR, translated from the coding sequence GATACTGATCGACGCTCGCGCTTTGATCTCCGACCCCGCCCATTGGGCAACAGGCACAATGGCGAAGGACGATTACGGCGACAACGTCCCCGGCATGGCTCAGGACGCCTGCAGGTTCTGCGCGACGGGTGCCGTCCGCCGCGCGTTATTGGCTTCGAGGCCAATCACTTTGACGTTGGAACAGCCCGAGCAAGCATGTCGCCGGAATGCTGCAAAGATATTTGGACATGTATTGACCAGCCTGCGCTCAAAAGACTCTGCAGAGTCCACCAGACCACCAAGATAA
- a CDS encoding TIM barrel protein, which produces MKYEISVNLEYAFQDAGETIQERIAAAAAAGFSKVEIFLTKGRDLPAIKRALDENGVELITTVADYQTQLVDPGTHHGFCATFRQAAEEALFLGCRNIVVTSGRGVPWLKRPVQHRNLADALVRLLPIAEELDVTILLESANTRYDHPGVLCSTTADSVDVAEMVGSPRVRLIYDLYQSVVEGEDPEVVLPRAIHLVDHVQVGDVPGRGEPGSGTLDWPAQLGLLKRLGYRGLIGLELMPTRSPTGDALAYIKQLCTEV; this is translated from the coding sequence ATGAAGTACGAGATTTCGGTGAATCTTGAATACGCATTTCAGGACGCGGGAGAGACGATTCAAGAACGTATTGCTGCCGCCGCCGCAGCCGGGTTCTCCAAGGTCGAGATATTCCTGACCAAGGGTCGAGACCTTCCCGCCATAAAACGGGCGCTCGACGAGAACGGCGTCGAATTGATAACGACAGTGGCCGATTACCAGACGCAGCTCGTCGACCCAGGCACACACCATGGCTTCTGCGCCACCTTTCGCCAGGCAGCAGAAGAGGCGCTATTCCTCGGATGCCGCAATATCGTCGTGACCTCGGGGCGCGGCGTGCCCTGGCTGAAGCGCCCGGTTCAGCACCGCAACCTCGCCGATGCGCTCGTCCGGCTTCTGCCGATCGCCGAGGAGCTTGACGTGACCATACTGCTCGAATCCGCCAACACGCGGTATGATCATCCTGGTGTTCTCTGCTCAACCACGGCCGACAGCGTTGACGTGGCGGAAATGGTCGGATCGCCGCGCGTCAGGCTGATCTATGATCTCTACCAATCCGTCGTTGAGGGTGAAGATCCTGAAGTGGTCCTGCCTCGGGCGATCCACCTGGTAGATCATGTACAAGTTGGAGATGTTCCCGGGCGCGGCGAGCCAGGCTCAGGCACGCTTGACTGGCCAGCGCAGCTAGGTCTGCTCAAACGTCTGGGGTACCGGGGACTGATCGGTCTCGAACTCATGCCCACCCGCAGCCCTACTGGTGATGCGCTGGCCTATATCAAGCAGCTCTGCACGGAAGTTTAA
- a CDS encoding sugar phosphate isomerase/epimerase family protein — MASAFKYGVSTYSYVDDYGSIMTLEDAFDHISDTGATGIEILGEGQIEGYPEPSSAWLDNWFSLLNRYNLEPTNMCSWVDMRLTLSHNLTVEEGTAELERDLRLAHKLGFKFLRPKFGVTSFDLIPETNWEAYVERNLDLAHKLDVIMCPEIHAPTPIKHQVVDGYINFIERTGTKNFGLMVDTGIFQDRPLTHWGSHQINEEARKHMEFLNGIAVNPEEFLDIAKYVVFIQAKFHDIDDNLHDLNIPWKPVISAIKRSGYSGYLSSEYEGLRAPWRAIDQVRRQHVLLRQLEREYDEGKFA; from the coding sequence ATGGCAAGCGCGTTTAAATACGGCGTCTCAACGTACAGCTACGTTGACGACTATGGATCGATCATGACTCTTGAGGACGCGTTCGATCATATCTCGGATACAGGGGCGACGGGCATTGAGATCCTCGGCGAGGGGCAGATTGAGGGGTATCCAGAGCCGAGCAGCGCGTGGCTCGATAACTGGTTCAGCCTGCTTAACCGGTACAATCTTGAACCGACAAATATGTGTTCTTGGGTCGATATGCGGTTGACACTAAGCCACAACCTGACCGTCGAGGAAGGCACGGCCGAACTTGAGCGCGACCTGCGGCTTGCGCACAAGCTTGGGTTCAAGTTCCTCCGCCCCAAGTTCGGTGTGACCTCGTTCGATCTAATTCCCGAGACAAACTGGGAGGCCTATGTCGAGCGCAACCTTGATCTGGCGCACAAGCTTGACGTCATCATGTGCCCCGAAATCCATGCGCCAACGCCGATCAAGCACCAGGTCGTCGATGGCTATATCAATTTCATTGAGCGTACCGGCACCAAGAATTTCGGCCTGATGGTCGACACTGGAATTTTCCAGGACCGGCCGCTGACCCATTGGGGCTCTCATCAGATCAACGAAGAAGCGCGCAAGCACATGGAATTCCTCAACGGCATCGCCGTCAACCCGGAGGAGTTCCTCGACATCGCCAAGTATGTTGTCTTCATCCAGGCGAAGTTCCATGACATCGACGACAATCTTCACGACCTGAACATTCCTTGGAAGCCGGTGATTTCGGCGATCAAACGCTCAGGCTACTCAGGGTATCTTTCCAGCGAATATGAGGGGCTGCGGGCGCCGTGGCGGGCGATCGACCAGGTCCGGCGCCAGCACGTGCTGTTGCGTCAGCTTGAACGCGAATACGACGAAGGCAAGTTCGCCTGA
- a CDS encoding aldose 1-epimerase — protein MEARIEIASGDYRLTVAPSRGGSILAFEWRGQQLMREAAGPEILDVACFPLVPFSNRIVSGRFDWQGRPVSLSPNLPAVDPYNPLHGYGWLSEWIVSEVTYDTLRLHQLYLGKEWPWPYRAELVYALDDGGLTSRLALSNLADEAMPAGLGFHPYFPRTSATRYLGLHYGEWQSDASGLPTTLDERDRAIDWWNGAAVGTRNVDTVYAGRIGALQLFWPDRNLAVQIDCSENLSLTSVYVPHSADWFCVEPVSHMTGAVNRQEVSGAISVLQPNDAMVAEMRLQASTIR, from the coding sequence GTGGAAGCGAGGATCGAGATTGCATCAGGCGACTATCGCTTGACTGTCGCGCCATCGCGCGGCGGCTCGATCCTGGCTTTCGAATGGCGCGGTCAGCAGCTGATGCGCGAAGCAGCGGGGCCAGAGATTCTTGATGTGGCTTGTTTCCCGCTCGTGCCCTTCTCAAACCGGATCGTCAGTGGACGCTTTGATTGGCAGGGCCGCCCTGTCTCACTGTCGCCGAACTTGCCGGCAGTCGATCCGTACAATCCCCTTCATGGCTATGGCTGGCTTTCCGAATGGATTGTGAGTGAGGTGACATACGATACATTGCGACTTCACCAATTGTATCTTGGCAAGGAATGGCCTTGGCCTTACCGCGCCGAGCTGGTTTACGCGCTAGATGACGGGGGGCTGACCTCGCGCCTTGCGCTCTCGAACCTTGCCGACGAGGCAATGCCCGCCGGGCTGGGCTTCCATCCCTATTTCCCGCGCACGAGTGCGACCCGTTACCTTGGCCTGCACTACGGCGAGTGGCAAAGCGACGCCAGCGGACTTCCGACCACTTTGGATGAGCGGGACCGTGCGATCGATTGGTGGAATGGCGCGGCGGTCGGCACACGCAACGTCGATACGGTCTACGCTGGTCGCATAGGTGCGTTGCAGCTTTTCTGGCCGGATCGCAATCTGGCGGTCCAGATTGATTGTTCGGAGAACCTCTCGTTGACCTCCGTCTATGTGCCGCACTCTGCCGACTGGTTTTGCGTTGAACCCGTCAGCCATATGACCGGTGCGGTGAACCGCCAGGAAGTGAGCGGAGCTATATCTGTCCTGCAACCAAACGACGCAATGGTCGCGGAGATGCGTCTTCAGGCATCTACCATTCGTTAG
- a CDS encoding Gfo/Idh/MocA family protein — MIGIGDISPVYLSAISRSPAVALHRIASRSAVKAEQVAAGYGATGSDIATLLADDSIEMVVNLTPAIAHDALNAAIIAAGKHVYSEKPFALSAKVASELAANAARAMVMIGSAPDTLYGSVHQAARRALDDGAIGRVVFGTSFIGLPGLEMFHPNPAAFYRAGGEPPFDVGPYYIAMWINLLGPVRRVYAASGSGQAERVIRRGPLAGQSFAVEVDSTFNAILEFETASVSLVLSLDVITPMLRPGELYGSDGILALADPMFFSGEAALTTPGAGRQSLDSEGLAFSRANSRNHVGEPVADYRGVGLIDLALAIRNGKRHRTAADFIVHSVEVMEAIAIAARTHQPIVLKTTCVRPEVLDPVADADLIALTPSPFDFDPAP, encoded by the coding sequence GTGATCGGGATCGGCGATATCAGTCCGGTCTATCTAAGTGCTATCTCGCGCTCACCGGCCGTCGCGCTGCATCGGATTGCCTCGCGGAGCGCCGTCAAGGCGGAGCAGGTCGCGGCGGGATATGGCGCGACCGGATCGGACATTGCCACCCTGCTTGCCGACGATTCGATCGAGATGGTGGTCAATCTCACCCCGGCCATTGCCCATGACGCCCTGAACGCAGCCATCATTGCAGCAGGCAAACACGTCTATTCCGAAAAACCCTTCGCGCTTTCAGCGAAGGTCGCCAGCGAACTTGCCGCCAATGCGGCGCGTGCAATGGTGATGATCGGCTCAGCTCCCGATACGCTCTATGGCAGCGTGCACCAGGCTGCGCGCCGAGCCTTGGATGACGGCGCGATCGGCCGCGTGGTATTCGGCACATCATTCATCGGGCTGCCGGGCCTGGAGATGTTTCACCCCAATCCGGCGGCGTTTTACCGGGCGGGAGGCGAGCCGCCATTTGATGTGGGACCCTATTACATCGCGATGTGGATCAACCTGCTTGGGCCGGTCCGCCGGGTTTATGCGGCCTCGGGATCGGGCCAGGCCGAGCGCGTTATCCGCCGCGGTCCCCTTGCTGGTCAAAGCTTCGCGGTTGAGGTCGACAGCACGTTCAACGCGATCCTGGAGTTCGAGACCGCCTCGGTCAGTTTGGTCCTCTCGCTCGATGTGATTACGCCGATGCTACGGCCCGGCGAGCTTTACGGCTCCGACGGCATTCTTGCACTGGCCGACCCGATGTTCTTCAGCGGCGAAGCGGCCCTGACCACCCCTGGTGCGGGACGACAATCGCTTGACAGCGAAGGGCTCGCCTTTTCCAGAGCGAACAGCCGCAATCATGTTGGCGAGCCGGTCGCAGACTATCGCGGTGTCGGCCTGATCGACCTGGCGCTCGCAATCCGCAACGGCAAGCGGCATCGGACGGCCGCGGACTTCATCGTTCATTCGGTCGAAGTGATGGAAGCGATCGCGATCGCCGCGCGCACCCACCAGCCGATTGTCCTCAAGACCACCTGCGTGCGCCCGGAGGTACTCGATCCGGTTGCCGATGCGGACCTGATCGCGCTCACGCCTTCGCCATTCGACTTCGACCCAGCCCCCTGA
- a CDS encoding C-glycoside deglycosidase beta subunit domain-containing protein: MLEHQLIQSTGFRNFGPAGARQGFAVRIRIPNYHGTRLSQLDGFDVTLDGEHFDHEVNRFGIRDEVYTMAQMREETVARWGLLEWGEILVDKPGGLLPGVHKVEVLARIRYSYFPPDVHIFPMRAERFATICIA; the protein is encoded by the coding sequence ATGCTTGAACATCAACTCATCCAGAGTACCGGATTCCGCAATTTCGGTCCCGCAGGCGCGCGCCAGGGCTTTGCCGTCCGTATCCGCATCCCGAACTACCATGGCACCCGCCTGTCGCAGCTCGACGGGTTCGATGTTACGCTCGACGGTGAACATTTCGACCATGAAGTCAACCGTTTCGGAATTCGCGACGAGGTCTATACCATGGCTCAGATGCGCGAAGAGACCGTCGCGCGCTGGGGCCTGCTCGAATGGGGCGAGATCCTCGTCGACAAGCCCGGCGGACTCTTGCCTGGGGTCCACAAGGTCGAGGTCCTGGCCCGGATTCGCTACTCCTATTTTCCGCCCGACGTGCACATCTTCCCGATGCGTGCCGAGAGATTTGCCACAATCTGCATCGCCTAG
- a CDS encoding alpha-hydroxy acid oxidase, translating to MTTDLEAILDVAEFRAVAEREMPENYKAFVNNVGMEQTLEDDLRAWSSMHLRPRALVDVTHVDTSVTVLGERISMPIITAPFVGSTFVHPDGEIATASGATAAGTVSTLSMMGSRPPEKVGAAAGRYWQQLYWVRDRGVLRDIVARAVVAGASALCLTVDLPVMPSFPRPMREAWQALFPHWENGEHAMYAVRDYRDKPFGATFPDPGVTWADLEWLKGLSGLPLILKGIICPEDAILARDHGAAAVIVSNHAGQGLKSSQPVAHALPGIVDAVGSDLEVYADSGIRSGADVLRALALGAKSVLIGRPTIWGLAAGGAAGVERVLQLLQTELEEVMAITGACRVEDINRSVLGFPPAYAR from the coding sequence ATGACGACGGACCTCGAAGCTATTCTGGATGTCGCCGAGTTTCGCGCGGTTGCCGAGCGGGAGATGCCGGAAAACTACAAGGCCTTCGTGAACAATGTGGGCATGGAGCAGACGCTGGAGGACGACCTTCGCGCCTGGAGCAGCATGCATTTGCGCCCGCGCGCGCTCGTCGACGTCACGCATGTTGACACGTCCGTCACCGTGCTGGGCGAGCGCATTTCCATGCCGATCATCACTGCGCCCTTTGTCGGTTCGACGTTCGTCCATCCGGACGGAGAGATCGCCACGGCAAGCGGCGCAACGGCAGCCGGGACTGTCAGCACGCTGAGCATGATGGGCTCACGCCCGCCAGAGAAGGTCGGGGCGGCGGCGGGACGATATTGGCAGCAATTGTATTGGGTCCGCGATCGCGGCGTGCTGCGCGACATTGTCGCGCGCGCTGTTGTAGCCGGTGCCTCTGCCCTGTGCCTGACGGTCGACCTGCCGGTCATGCCTTCATTTCCAAGGCCGATGCGGGAAGCGTGGCAAGCACTCTTCCCCCATTGGGAGAACGGCGAGCATGCGATGTATGCCGTGCGTGACTATCGCGACAAGCCGTTCGGAGCGACCTTTCCCGACCCGGGCGTCACCTGGGCGGATCTTGAGTGGCTGAAGGGCCTGTCCGGCTTGCCTCTCATCCTCAAAGGCATCATATGTCCGGAAGATGCCATTCTGGCGCGCGATCACGGCGCGGCCGCGGTGATCGTGTCCAACCATGCCGGTCAGGGCCTCAAATCATCACAGCCGGTCGCACACGCGCTCCCAGGCATCGTTGATGCGGTGGGAAGTGATCTGGAGGTCTATGCCGACAGCGGCATCCGCAGCGGTGCGGACGTGCTTCGGGCCCTCGCGCTTGGCGCGAAAAGCGTCCTCATCGGTCGGCCCACCATCTGGGGACTCGCCGCCGGCGGCGCGGCAGGTGTCGAGCGCGTTCTGCAGCTTCTACAAACTGAACTTGAAGAGGTCATGGCCATTACCGGTGCCTGCCGTGTCGAAGACATCAATAGGTCTGTGCTGGGGTTCCCGCCAGCTTATGCGCGCTAA
- a CDS encoding Gfo/Idh/MocA family protein, which translates to MAEDLVRWGILGPGGIAREFLRGTEGSATGTVVAIGTRNPDRPELAEHFPGMKVHRSYEALIADPKIDAIYIATPHPFHAEWAIKAAEAGKHVLSEKPAAMNAAEV; encoded by the coding sequence ATGGCTGAAGATCTGGTGCGTTGGGGAATACTGGGACCAGGTGGGATCGCGCGCGAATTCCTGCGCGGGACGGAAGGGTCGGCTACCGGCACGGTTGTGGCAATTGGCACGCGCAATCCGGATCGGCCCGAGCTTGCCGAGCATTTTCCAGGAATGAAAGTCCACCGCAGCTACGAAGCACTGATTGCCGATCCGAAAATCGACGCGATCTACATCGCGACACCGCATCCGTTCCACGCCGAATGGGCAATCAAGGCAGCCGAAGCAGGCAAGCACGTGCTGAGCGAAAAACCGGCAGCAATGAATGCGGCAGAAGTCTAA
- a CDS encoding DUF6197 family protein, which translates to MIRTPSEVYAGLVFVRSLLSHPSRWTRGAMARNLRGEPVKPLDWNAVSWSLEGAVRQAAEWHRNSQKSALHPDRRDCGSVNLSRALISSQRVLGVPLVAFNDRDHTTYFDVLDLIDRAIGKFDPATHSRKTVTRSTWC; encoded by the coding sequence ATGATAAGAACCCCAAGCGAAGTCTACGCCGGTCTCGTGTTTGTTCGCAGCCTCCTGTCACATCCATCACGCTGGACGAGGGGCGCAATGGCCCGAAACCTGAGAGGTGAACCCGTCAAGCCGTTAGACTGGAATGCCGTTTCCTGGAGTCTGGAAGGTGCAGTCAGGCAAGCGGCGGAATGGCATCGGAACTCACAGAAATCGGCGTTGCACCCCGATCGCCGGGACTGCGGTTCCGTCAATCTTTCCCGCGCGCTGATCAGCTCCCAGCGGGTGCTGGGTGTCCCCCTCGTCGCATTCAACGACAGAGATCATACAACTTATTTCGACGTGCTCGACCTTATTGATCGAGCTATTGGCAAATTCGATCCTGCGACCCATTCCAGAAAGACTGTCACACGAAGCACTTGGTGTTGA